The Hevea brasiliensis isolate MT/VB/25A 57/8 chromosome 1, ASM3005281v1, whole genome shotgun sequence DNA segment ttttccaatgccacaaaaatcaagtcatttggacctatatagcccaagttatggccaaatgaactgttcatttggtcattttggtacaatgGTAGTGCACTACActcgagtttgacctaattgttcactatcctaatgtcattttctgggcatggtatctaaatgaaaaatgtgccattatgtgtctcttttcattcccaattagcctcataccaattgggttggtaaaattttagttttggtccctgaaagggaactaggtcaaactGCTAGAATATGAACACTAACCAATTCATAttacaatttggttctaccaattcacacacaccacaaatggtcccaattgaccatttctccacTCAATTAAGGTCAATTGCATCTATTGACCAATTCCCCAATTTTtttccaaattttcaaaatgttcaagaaccctaattacacaaatTTAAAATCTAATGAAATCAAAGTATATATCCATGATCTACACCTCTTATTCACCTAATTTAGCCATTCAATTTCACCAAATTCATTCAGTTCAAACTCTCacataggctggccgaaattccaaTTAATCCCCCATAAGTGTTTTCTTTTGGTTTTTAAGTTGAAATCTAAGTGCACTTAGCTAAGAATATAGAAatttaaacaagaattgaaaTTTAAGTACTAACCTCTAGCTTGATATCCAAATACCAAATTTTCTTCACTTCTCTCTttactttcttcttcaatctctttctcaagtgaggttaacaagcttttatgaagaaatttggGGGCCAAGTAGGGTTAAATGGGGGTTTTAAAGCTTgacataagctttaatggaggtgaaaCAATGGTGGAGAGAGATGGGAACGTGGGCTGCCGAATTGGTGAGGAAGACaacaatgaaattttttttttgggttattttatttcttattaagtgttgttgacttggtcaaaaaatgtGGGCAAATGGAGTTAATTTTTGACATCACAATtgatgtcatccacatgatgcaataaaactttttcttttctttttccatttccttaatttttcaataattctttaatttaattctcgattccgaaatttttgtttctctgattttattggacagttaggtcaggagtcacctctaggagtgaattgaccaaattgtccctcgccggtctgatccggtttgtaagttattcgatatttcttccagatctctaacctaattatttgacctgcttaacaattcttttctgtgattttctctttttcactgtgtttgcaatagtcctaaggatcgcggcatcacattttccgGTTTAAAATTCAGGTTACGATggccttcgcagtcacttcccgagaagatcaccaatcactgtgactcctggctcatttaatattttatgttctgtttttcttatttatacttacctatcaggtagtcactatttattttcattcaaggcttatcttggtgtcttagatgtggttctaatccctttaattgtccggaccaacaccggtcaccggaacagtaaaatgtaccaggctatgcgaataggggtgttacaattctcccccccttaaaataaatttcgtctcaaaattttacctggcattagtctctgaacagttgtgggtgctgttttctcatgtcctcctctctctcccaagtagcctcctggcctgaatgatggttccatagcacctttaccaacggtatctgcttgttctgtagctgcttcacctcataagccagaatctctatgggttcttcctcatatgtgaggtctggatttacttcaatttcttccactggtaacacatgagatgggtcagatctgtacctcctcaacatcgatacatggaagacattatgtatcttctctaactctagaggtaatgccaaacggtatgccaaaggacctactctttctagaacctcatatggcttgatgaaacgaggacttagtttcccctttctgccaaatctcatgattttcttccaatgggaaaccttgaggaatactttctcacccactgtatactcaatatcccttctcttcatatcaatataagAATTCTAACAATCTGATGCAGTCTTGAGTCGATAtctgattaatctgattttctcttcagtctgttgaacaatttcaggtctaatcatctttctttcacccacgtcatcccaacgcaatggggttctacattttttgccatatagagcttcatatagaggcatcccaatgcttgattggtagctgttgttgtaagcaaactcaatcagaggcaagtgtgtgtcccaactactctcaaactcaatcacacaagcccgtagcatgtcctccaagatctgaattaccctctcagattggccatctgtctgtgggtggaatgtcctgctgaagttcaatctagttactagggctctctaaagactatccCAAAATCtacaagtgaacctaggatctctatcagatacaatggatattggcactccatgcagtctcacaatctcttctatgtacaacttggccaatctttccaaactatagtccatccgaacaggcaaaaagtgagcggacttgattagtctgtcaacaatcacccatactgcatcatgaatcttctgtgtctttggaagtcccatcacaaaatccatagttattctctcccatttccactctggtactggtagtggatgtaacaaaccagctgataCTTGATGCTCTGGTTTCACTTATTGACAGGTTAGGCATTTTGATACAAATTCAGCTACAtcttttttcatacccatccaccagtaatgctctttcagtcctctgtacattttagtgccaccagggtgcatagcaaaaggagactcatgtgcttccttcataatgatctgcttcaaatcaatatcattaggaacacacatcctgccctggtgtagcaataggctgtcatctcttactgagaattttggtttcttgccctgtctgacttcttctaatagcttctgatatttctgatcattctgagcagccattctgatctgatcaatcaatattgGTTGTACATGCCAGGCAACTGCTGTCtgaccctcatcattaatctttaagctggcatgcaatgctctcaactcatgtactatagacaaaggagaaacctgtagacttgccatagtcttacgacttaaggtgtcagccacaacatttgcctttcttggctgatagtctatcagacaatcatagtccttaatcaattctaaccatctcctctgtcttaaattcaactctttctgagtgtccagatacttcaaactcttatgatctatgtagatgtagcacttctccccatacaaatagtgtctccagatcttaagagtaaaaataatagctgctagctccaagtcatgtgtcggatagtttctctcatgcggtttaatgacattctgatcttgcattagtacacagtctaacccattgtgagaagtaatgctatatactgtgtattctttgcccggagtaggtaaagtcaggactggagcctcaatcaaacatttcttcaatgcattaaaactctgttggcatttatccgtccactgaaattttatatctttctgaagaaacttagtcaatggagatgccaacatggagaaccctttcacaaaacgacagtagtatccagctagacccagaaaactgcaaatctctataacatttctgggtggctttcaattaaggacagcttctatcttacttggatctaccttgacgcCCTCAGCTAATACTatatgccctaagaaagatatttcattcagctaaaattcacattttgatagttttgcatatagctgtttttccctcaaagtctgcagtacaatgagcagatgtctatcatgctcctctgcactcctcgaataaaccaatatgtcatctatgaataccactacaaactggtcgaggtatagtctgaagatagtgttcatcagatccataaaagcagctagagcatttgttaacctgaatggcatgaccaggaactcataatggccatagtaggttctaaaagtagttttagggatactctgctcttgcaccttcagctgataataacctgatctcatgtcaatcttggagaacatagctgtacccctcaactgatcagcCAACTAATTAACCAACTGTTCATCAGATACTATTGTTAATGACTTATGGCTACGGCTTAAGCATATATGATAGTGGTTTTCAATCGCTGCCTTAGATCCATTATGTGATAGTGCATTAAACATGTTTTTGAGTTAATTTACATACCTTGGCGACATTCAAGCATAAAATATAAACATTAAAGAAATTAAATCTTTAAATCTTAAAACTAAAAGGGGGGAGGGGGTAgagaattaaaaattatgaaattgaattaaaaactcCAAACACATTATACTAAAACATAGAAACAATTAGCAAGAATAATCAAAAGCAAAAACACATGAAATAATAATGAAACTAAGACATGCCCACATGTAGGTagatttggaccttcctacataaAACCTAAATTCATACCAAGTCACTAAAAGAATCAcgcaaaaaaaaaatgatatttgaGAACAGTGAGATTCTCTCCATAACTAGTTTAGCTCtttcttcccataacactactatGGAGCTTAGATATTAGCACTTCAAGGATGGAGGATTGACTAGAGTCACCACCCAGATGACAACTGAGACAAAAGACTTCAGAAGGGACATGGATGATGACTCTATCCTTTGTAGAGATGCACTACCCTTCTCTTACTATGAGCCAAATGGCCTATGTTTAGGATAATGCGTATAAAAAaggaaggtattaggcaccctTTCCACCTAGACTTATCTTAGAACAAGAGCTAGCCCCCAACTTGTGTTTCTTATGGTCTGCCTTAGTATTTCTCCATTAAAGTTCTTATTTATTCAaatgcattgtctaaattaaataTGACACCCATTAAGATGCACATATAAGTAGCCGTATATCATGCTTAGTTTTTATGTTATGCTTGTCACCATGTTTACTTTGTTGCCCTATTTAacatgtttttaatttattttatgcctTTTAGGTTGATTTTGCACATATGGAGGACAATTAAGAATATAAGCAACCCTGAGCATGCATCCCATGTTTCTATCATgctacttttattttatttttaccatattttcctaagttatcttaatttGGTTATTGAAAGCAAGTAAATAAACCATACAAAGAAATGGAGATGAGAAAAGATTACAAACTCTTTAATTAAACCCACAACTAAAAGAAAAGggggaggagaaaaaaaaataaaaagcctaaatattttttaaagtaaATAACCTAAATTATTACAAGGCCCATTGGTCCATTTCCCCATACAAGGGTCTTGAAGTCCTTATTGGTTTGACTTCACTTGCCTTATTTGAAGATATCACCTTCTTTGTTTGGGTACTTGCCTTCTTAGTCCACTTTCCATATTTACAAACTTACCAAATTGGTCACTTACCATGTTTACAAAAATTTACCATATTGGCCacttaccataatttaacattcaAATAAGGAAGCGAACAATTAAATAAGGAAATACAAAAAACAAAGAAACTTCCTCAATTGGTTCATCATCCCATTCGACTAAGGTTCTGTACCAACCCTTGTCACCTCCTTCTTTTGTCCAAAGAGGTGTTTTCAAGGtcttaaaaatagaaaataaacaaGCAAAAATGGTTAGTAAACATTAAACAATAAAAGAAATCAAATTATTAGAAAAAAGTCATAATTTTACATTTTCTATTacatggcaacaacaataaaaaATGCATAAAAACTAGAAAATATGCATGAAAATGGTTGAAAGTTTATGGTAATATTCCTAAGACATCAATGAACAACTTAGAAAAAGAAACAACAAAAAAAgagtaaaagaaaaattaaattcaaattttcaaattgctGCTATTTACATGTACCTAGATTCTAACGTAACTTTTTAAAACGAGTTTGCTTACAAATATGTTAGGAATTAAAGAAACCTTTAAATATGAAAGTTACAAGAATCACCCAAATAGGTGAGAGCATCATCAAGTTATGTCCTTGCAAAGTTTGGGTACATATAGAAAAACATAGAATCAGAtaccaaatttaaaaaatcatatattAAAATCTACAAATCAGATCAAGATGAGTTATGCATAAAAGTAGTGTTGTTTTAAGTGTAAAATATGGGAAAAATAATTTTAGGACTAGAAAACTTGCCTGGCTATGACTTACAAGCAAGGCAACAACAATTCATCCTGAATAACACATATAGAAATTATGGTTTGCCctcaaaataatttcattccAAACATGAAAGTAAACTCAAGAATATTTACACATTTATGAAAGAGATGTTATATAAATGTTCCAAATGataaaattgtgttttgtatcatGTTTTACCTTTGGGAAATTGaaacaaaacaaaaaagaaaaaaggtaGAAGAAGAGAGGCTAGGCTAATGTGTGAGAGATAAAAAAGAAAGGCTCGTGTGGCATGTATTCAATACAAGAAATGTTAGATTTAACAGTAAAAGTTTTTACtgctaaaattataaaatttactgCCATAAGTTTATGCCAGTAATATATGAACTGTTGTATGTTACTACTAAAAAATTGCGGTTGTAGGTATTTTACAATAGAATTATAGtttttgccaaaaaaaaaaaagttactgGTATCAACAATTATTGCTACCAAAAATTGATCAATGATAACAATAATAAATAACAATTACTATCATATCTTTTTTTATTTACCATTAGCAACAATTGTTATGTTATTATTGTATGTTAGCTTTATAGCAACAAAATAGGTGTCATTGCaaaatttttattactaatttTAACATTTGTTGAAGTGTTTATTGTGGCTATTAGGGTTTCTTTGGTGGTTGATGGTagtgtatggatttgaattaaTATGAATGAATGCCTCTTTAGGAGAGCTCAAGGAATATTTATAAGCATATCACTATATAGGAAGATTTGGCCTAGGTTTACTTAGGAAAATTATTGATTTTGTTATGGATTTCTTCTTATTTAGTTGAAAAGAGTATATCACCTTCCTTTTTAATTAAAAGAGCAGAtacctcccattttctctctaatTTCAACCAAGGGCTATTAGTTGACTTTTTTTgcatttgttattttattttttaaatattctcccttattttctttccttttttgtcTAATTTTCCTTTAAGTGCAAAGGAAGACTAGATTCACTCCTCACCTACCCCCTTGGCTACAAATGGGCTTGGAGTAAAGACTTAATGGGCCTTGCTCTAGTTGACACTCCTTGGGCTTGCTTTGGTTCAGTTCAGCACTGGGTTAGGTCCAATTAAAGCACTAGAGATCCATGCATTTGCTTACAAGCCCTACAGCACTCTCTaacctattttattatttttctatttttatttttcttctacaaacccatttaatttttttatatgtttattttaatcatgtataatattatatttcatttcttcatgcattttcaACATCCCTTAAACCTTTGAACCTTTCATCATTAGGCTCCTCACTGCCTCAAATGTATATGTTCTTCAAGAAACAAAAATTAGGGGTCTACATAATTTCATGACAAAAAAcaccaaaaataaattttataacaccatctACAAAAATCTGGGTGTGTGTAAGGCATGTTTTTATGTGTCTAaactttgaaaaattataaaagaaaatgtTATACAAATCCTTTTCCAATGATTCAAAAGCCTAATTCAAATGAAAACAAGGGCAAAAGAAAACATTTACATCAAAGTAGAACAAAATCAAAAAATTACTTAAAGATGCAATGGAGTTATAAAAGTGCCCCCTAGAAATTACTCTTTTGTATTTAGTAGTTTTTTTTGAATTAAGAGCTTCTTTAACACCTTAAGACCTCTAAAAATGAGTGGCAAGGGCTATAGTTCTAGCTAGTGGTTTGCTAAGTCCCAAAGGAATGTTGGAAAGTCCTTTTCCTTCAATCAACTAGGGTGGTTTAAGTGTGCATGTGCATGTGTGTGCTTTAGTTGTGGAGTGAGTGAGGCAACTACTAGGGTTTCTTTAGagtgttttgaaagagtttaggcAATTGTAAAGTGTGTCTAAATGTCATCCAAAGATGCTAGAAGAGGTACAAATAGGTGTTTAAATAGGTGAGTTGCTATTTGGGAAGATGATCTTCTCTAAATAAGGAATAATATCATCCTAAAAATATGgcttatttctttcccttttctctccAAGATTTTGCTCAAGAGATCTTCatctctctttttttattttttgacttTCCTGTTTGCTTTATTCTCTTCCTAAATAGAGATATGCCTACCCAAAGACACAAATAAAGGATCACACTTTCCCCTTTCTCTTTCCTTGGCCAAATGGGCTTAAACCTAAAGCCCTAAGGCCACTTTAGTCCTTTAAAGGCTTTAAGGGGCCTAGGGCTAGGCTTCATcgtatggcataggctctaggcTTAGATCCAAGCCCAATTCGAAACCTTAAACTCACCTTTGTGGATTTTTATACTTTGGTCCCTCCTTGGTTTTTATGCATTGCCATCCTTCTTTTGCTTATTTTGGTGCCTAGAGAGTCTTTGAATCCATTGAGTTTTTATCATTGGGCTCTTTATTGTCTCTACAATTACATGTACTTAAAGGTATAAAAAAAAATGGACATAAATTAATATATGATAACAAGCTTGACGACATAATAAATATTTGGCTTTATACACTTCATAGTGTGCATCAGGCATCATCCTATTCCCACAAGAAACTCTACTCATTAGTTCCTTTTCTTGCTGAGTCTTAAGATATGGTTTTCGACTATCAGCATGTTATTTACATACAATGAAAGATCAAAACCTTTTGTTAATTCTTTTAATGTACTCTTAATGGTCTTCATTGATCATAGAGAAATGAAATGACATGATTGCATTATGCTACTAATATACCATTGTCTTGGCTATTGCTCAAATCCATAAATAGACCTCAAAGGAATCTATCTAATTCTTTTATGAGAAACATAGTCTTTACATCTATTTAGTGTAATTCAAGATTCAAACAAGTTGCTATAAAGCAAATTAGCCTTATAAAGGTAAATTTCATAACAATTGAAAATTTTCTCATACATTTCTTCCTATTATTTATACCTCTTAACCACTAGGTATCTTGATACAACCTAGCCTTACAATTTATTATTTGAGAACCTATTTGTTTTCAATGGATTTATTTCCTCTCAGCAAATCaaccaacttttaaattttggttTGATTTCATAGACTCGATCCTTTCATTCATTGCTTTAATTCATTGTTCCACAATAGGGTCACTGAGAGCCTTGACTTCTTATCATCTGGTGGAGTATCTATAAATGGTTCACTTCGATCTCAATATGACGTTGGGAAACACTTTTTATAATGCATTTATTATAGGTGAAATTGATATATTGACTCATCAATGTATATGTTACTTTTACTCATCAATGTATAGTACAACCTAAATAATATAATGCGAACGTTTCCTTTAATACGAACACACAATTatgtatattataataaaaaaaattaactgaGCTAAAAATCTCAAATTCAATTTAGATGGTAGATCATACTAATGTACCATAGATAGATCATATTACATTGCCTAAACATTGCATGAACACAAATGATAAAAACATCACTAAAACCTATTAATTTTGTAAATtgaacacttctaaattctgctAGTAGTGGGCTGCTATACTCCAACCTTcgcaaattataaaataaaataaaaaactagTTAAACAATTGCAATATATCAGTAACTACACAGAAAGAAATCATAAAAAATTCAACAACTGAAATATTAGAGTATGCATATTGAATAAAATAATGTGAATGTTCTCATTGAATAACCTTGCATGCAGAATACTCTATTCAAACAAGGAGATAAATTAATAATTGCATTATACTTTTTAGTTATATGAATAGCCAGTGAATTGGAGGGATGTAAGAAACTGAAATTCATTGCAAAATTCTTTTTTATATCACATTAAAATTGATCTTTTTCAGAAACATTAAAAATAGGTTTCCATAAATTAGCCACAAAATTACCCAAAAGTTACTGTTTGTGGAATTATGCACAATCTAGACAAAAGCATTTCTGTTTTAAAATTCAACTTTTCTGTGTTTTCTTCTgttcaaaattatatatataagtctTTGCTTCCTTAACATTTCCAGAATTCAGCACTTCATCCTACCAATTAGTTGCATATTGTCTTCACAGCATCAAAAGCTCCCTAAAAAGGCATCTTTTCACTACAGCACTGCATCCATTTGATCAATATAGTCATTCCCTCTTTGTTATCCTATAACCAATTGCAGTTATACAAGCTCAATTTAGCCTTAATTCAGATAAACTGAAAACAATTTCTGGGTATTCTATAGAAAGTAGAATTCAAGTGAATCCAAACGCATAAGGTTTCAAGAGTCCACAAATCCAAATGATAAATGTATATGTATATTCAATTACAGTTAAGAAAAGTAATAATACCAATTTTGGTTTTAGCTTCGTGAACATAACATGCAAGGTTGTTGAGCTTTATCTAATCCAAATGATCAATATATATGAATACATACAAATAGGGATAAATAGGAGAGATGGAGGAAAGAACTTATCAGGAAGAATCAAGATCTGCCGAAGCACGTGGAGCCAAGAGTCCATATCAGGGTGCAGAGGAAGAATCCTATCTTGGAGAGGTTGAGATGAGTTAGAAAGTTGGATGTGAGAGATGTTAAGCTCGAGTTGACCCTTGTGGGTCAAGCCAAACTCGTTGATGGGGATAATCGGACTGTTATCGGATCAGATATCAGAATATCGGATCTCGGCAAAACAAAGAGAAAATAGAAGAGATGCAAAGAAAGAGGAGAAACAAGCAAGCCATGGATCTGAGGGAAAATTATATTCTACACTTGCTGTACTAACTAGGATGTTCTAAATGGAATAGCAAACCACTCAAATCACCACATAGGGCTTTATTTTTggaaatattttaaagaaaaaaaattataaagataaTTTTTGTAAATCCATCATCCTGTAACTTAACCAAAAAGTCAGTTTGATTCGGTTGAATTAGTCGGGTCCATCGGTTTCATTCAAAGTATTTTGGTGCAATGTACCAGGAATAGTTAATTATCATTATATTCTCCTTTCATCACATAATTCTCTATACTGATCAGATAGATATTCGCACCCTCGATTCATTGTCAAAGTGTTAACTTTCCTGTCTCATTGATTCTCAATCATACCGACGTGTTACACATATTTTCTTTGGTGTTCTTGTTGGTGGATCTTTGTTATCCCTGTCACCGTGAAATGGGATCATACTTTGATCTTGTAAAATCAAATTATTTTGAAGAATATCAACTTTTATTTGCTCTAAATTTTTGTGATAATATGAATGTGCAGAAGCTAAATCAAGCGGCTTCCTTTCCTCATTGCTGGGAGCTGGATGTGAGTGTGATGGATATAACATTTACGTAGTTGGACATTCCCTAGGAGGTGCAATTGCTACATTACTAGGATTGAGAGTATGTTCTTTTACTTGCATTTTCAATGTTTGGCATAGGAAGAAAATGTTTACAACGGAAGGAAAATGACAATTTGTTAGTTCATTTTTTATGTATACAGCTATATGGTCAGTACCCAAACTTACATGTTTATGCATATGGGCCCCTTCCATGCGTGGATTCAGTCATAGCAGAAGCATGCTCAGAATTTGTTACAAGGTAATTTTGAATGGAATTCATGGTGATGGAAATTTCAAGGCAAGTTTTCTCATTATTTGTTTGTTGTTTATTTCTGTTTCATTGTAAGTGTTTGAGCTTTCTGCAGCATTATACACGACAATGAATTTTCTGCACGCCTTTCAGTGGGATCAATTCTACGGCTTCGGGCAGCTGCAATTATGGCACTCTCAGAAGATTCCAAAACTGATACAGCTTTTATTTTTAGACTTGCTTGTCGATTTCTTTATATTAGCAAGTGGCAAAGAGGCATTGAGGTTAAAGATCCATCAGAATTACATTCTCCACCCACCACAGTGGAAGATCAAAATTATGTCAGAAAGGTTTGTGTCAGAATTATAAactaagcatatatatatatatatatatatatatatatatatatatattgcacaagaaaatgcaagaatatCTAGTTTGCTATAATACTGCTGATACCATTC contains these protein-coding regions:
- the LOC131183131 gene encoding uncharacterized protein LOC131183131; this encodes MEERTYQEESRSAEARGAKSPYQGAEEESYLGEVEMKAKSSGFLSSLLGAGCECDGYNIYVVGHSLGGAIATLLGLRLYGQYPNLHVYAYGPLPCVDSVIAEACSEFVTSIIHDNEFSARLSVGSILRLRAAAIMALSEDSKTDTAFIFRLACRFLYISKWQRGIEVKDPSELHSPPTTVEDQNYVRKGKRKIQIRQFCVFASNQLDDDNPFWKESDTSSDGDINDDSFENPFHNEAANVNAVDNPVSQFLETVPGSENGSAGDPPEMFLPGLVIHLVPEQRNDNAPLWKSWRFHERAQHYNAYIANREDFKDIVVSPNMFLDHLPWRCRDAMQKILEAENDEGLHNEVQIVSLVLEKRCLADILLMLSYLQQS